The following are from one region of the Prevotella communis genome:
- the crcB gene encoding fluoride efflux transporter CrcB, which produces MIRNLLLVALGGAVGSVLRYLISSLNTSFPWGTFAVNILGSLLIGLLVGFVSKGVLSPEMKLLLVTGFCGGFTTFSTFASESFGMIKAGDALQMALYVAASVIVGIMAVWSGMVLSNHLIRG; this is translated from the coding sequence ATGATTAGAAATCTGTTATTGGTAGCATTAGGTGGAGCCGTCGGGTCTGTATTAAGATATCTGATATCTTCTTTGAATACCTCATTCCCTTGGGGTACTTTCGCCGTTAATATACTTGGCTCCCTGCTGATAGGACTTTTGGTTGGCTTCGTAAGCAAGGGAGTGCTGTCACCTGAAATGAAACTGCTGCTCGTGACTGGTTTCTGTGGTGGTTTCACCACATTCAGCACTTTTGCCAGCGAATCCTTTGGCATGATAAAGGCAGGTGATGCCCTGCAGATGGCTCTTTATGTTGCAGCCAGTGTTATTGTCGGTATCATGGCAGTCTGGAGCGGCATGGTACTCTCAAATCATCTCATTCGTGGATAG
- a CDS encoding transglutaminase-like domain-containing protein translates to MKAVYYDFRQLFCVVILSLVSLSVYSQSEISFTNKAVFSKTGNMNVTRLITLLPAPVTNEYQEISMLESNCGTFIDANATNKVLFYDGTFEGKSFSVYESFKYKTKTVQIDFNDKSKKNICTDVDPDEYLDSDGYYIDLDNNTIKQIGDQLWGQSSDILDYAKRCYEYVAENYSYINGSWRTLAEILRAGGGECGDFSTLFVNLMRYKGIPARHNMGVWVNGGYHVWPDFYHEDYGWIPTDPTFKNSNPNGDYFGRYDGNLIILSQGMTQFSRAGINLWDKPLQSFYYWYWYNEGSGNITAEHKTSKDYQVNEIDNVEICERKTEPVYNLMGIRQKGLSRGINIVNGKKVLMK, encoded by the coding sequence ATGAAAGCAGTTTATTACGATTTTCGACAGTTATTTTGCGTCGTCATTCTTTCGCTAGTTTCATTGTCTGTCTATAGCCAGAGTGAGATTAGTTTTACGAACAAGGCTGTGTTCTCGAAAACAGGGAACATGAATGTCACAAGATTAATCACCTTGCTTCCTGCACCTGTTACAAATGAGTATCAGGAGATTAGTATGTTGGAATCAAACTGTGGTACGTTTATTGATGCTAACGCCACTAATAAGGTGTTGTTCTACGATGGCACTTTTGAAGGCAAAAGTTTTAGTGTTTATGAGTCATTCAAATACAAGACAAAAACGGTACAGATAGATTTCAATGATAAGTCGAAAAAGAATATATGTACTGATGTAGATCCGGATGAATATCTCGATAGTGATGGCTACTATATTGATCTTGATAACAATACCATCAAGCAAATTGGGGATCAATTGTGGGGTCAGTCCTCTGACATCCTGGACTATGCGAAGCGCTGTTATGAATATGTGGCCGAAAACTATAGCTATATCAATGGCAGCTGGCGTACACTTGCTGAAATCCTTCGGGCAGGAGGAGGTGAATGTGGAGACTTTTCGACATTGTTTGTCAATCTGATGAGATATAAGGGGATTCCCGCCCGTCATAATATGGGTGTATGGGTGAATGGTGGCTATCATGTGTGGCCAGACTTCTATCATGAAGATTATGGATGGATTCCTACAGACCCGACATTCAAGAATTCCAACCCTAATGGAGATTATTTTGGAAGATATGACGGAAATCTGATTATTCTAAGTCAGGGAATGACTCAATTTTCCAGGGCTGGTATTAATTTGTGGGATAAACCATTGCAGTCCTTCTATTACTGGTATTGGTACAATGAGGGCTCTGGAAACATTACTGCTGAACATAAAACAAGCAAAGACTATCAGGTTAATGAAATTGATAACGTGGAGATATGTGAAAGGAAAACGGAACCAGTCTATAATCTGATGGGGATAAGACAAAAAGGACTTAGCCGCGGTATAAATATAGTGAATGGTAAGAAAGTGCTTATGAAATAA
- a CDS encoding type II toxin-antitoxin system HicB family antitoxin, producing MGFLKYKGYTGSVEYSEEDNCLFGKVQGMSKHTITYEGQTLDELRQDFEGAVEDYLASCAERGVEPCKPYSGTFNVRVSPEIHSAIAAMAQQAGVTINAFVRQVLAKEAKLAY from the coding sequence ATGGGATTTCTGAAGTACAAAGGTTACACGGGAAGTGTGGAGTATAGTGAAGAAGATAATTGTCTGTTTGGGAAAGTGCAAGGCATGAGCAAGCATACGATTACTTATGAAGGACAAACACTGGATGAGCTGAGACAGGACTTTGAGGGTGCTGTTGAGGATTATTTGGCTTCTTGCGCTGAACGTGGAGTAGAACCATGTAAGCCGTATAGCGGAACGTTTAATGTAAGGGTCTCTCCCGAAATCCATAGTGCGATTGCTGCTATGGCTCAGCAGGCTGGGGTTACAATTAATGCATTTGTACGCCAGGTTTTGGCCAAAGAGGCGAAATTGGCGTATTAA
- a CDS encoding putative toxin-antitoxin system toxin component, PIN family, translating into MIKAVIDTNVIVSAYITKNLEAATSKLWEAVLQCKLTPIYNEEILSEYSEVLRRKKFGIPEHLVKWALDKIVSNGVRGERVLSDEFFPDPKDVVFYEVAMSKEDAYLVTGNTKHFPKKPIVVTPAEMLEILQREGIL; encoded by the coding sequence ATGATTAAAGCAGTCATTGACACAAATGTGATTGTGTCGGCATATATAACTAAGAATCTGGAAGCAGCAACTTCCAAACTATGGGAGGCTGTTTTGCAATGTAAACTGACGCCCATTTACAATGAGGAGATTCTCAGTGAGTATTCAGAGGTGCTACGTCGTAAGAAGTTTGGCATCCCTGAGCATCTTGTTAAATGGGCGTTAGACAAAATAGTCAGTAATGGAGTTCGTGGAGAACGTGTGTTGAGTGATGAATTCTTTCCTGATCCTAAGGATGTCGTTTTCTATGAAGTTGCCATGTCGAAAGAAGATGCCTATCTTGTGACAGGCAATACAAAGCATTTTCCAAAGAAGCCCATTGTGGTTACACCTGCAGAGATGCTGGAGATTCTGCAACGCGAAGGGATACTATAG
- a CDS encoding Hsp20/alpha crystallin family protein: MLPVMFQNSWMPTVFEDFFNNDWMPRANSTAPAVNVKESEKAYTMELAAPGIKKEYCRVGVNDEGNLTIAIENKQEHKHEDSHRHYLRREFSYSNYEQNYTLPDDVVRDKISAKVEDGILTITMPKSEAKEKVTKAIEVS; the protein is encoded by the coding sequence ATGTTACCAGTAATGTTTCAGAACAGTTGGATGCCAACAGTATTTGAGGATTTCTTTAACAATGATTGGATGCCTCGTGCCAACAGTACAGCACCCGCAGTCAATGTCAAGGAGAGTGAAAAGGCCTACACCATGGAACTTGCAGCTCCAGGCATCAAGAAAGAATATTGCCGCGTAGGCGTCAATGACGAGGGCAACCTCACCATCGCTATTGAGAACAAACAGGAACACAAGCATGAGGACAGTCACCGCCACTACCTGCGCCGTGAGTTCAGCTATTCTAACTACGAGCAGAACTACACGCTGCCTGATGATGTGGTCCGCGACAAGATTTCTGCCAAGGTAGAGGACGGCATCCTGACCATCACCATGCCAAAGTCCGAGGCGAAGGAGAAAGTCACCAAGGCCATTGAGGTCTCGTAA